In a genomic window of Epinephelus lanceolatus isolate andai-2023 chromosome 3, ASM4190304v1, whole genome shotgun sequence:
- the wfs1a gene encoding wolframin isoform X2: protein MEDSASISTGVNTPGSCPAMDGPSPPSPIQTPPSVISSDLSAAPSHPAKPPSSTETAAQPRKLSYSSQTSGQVTSKPMDSVKGSKPLTPAVPSKPASKPIPTKPSSPPPSKTPLVMSSNLSTPETPKMSSFSKLTSASFTSPSLTCNTPTDSPTPPPSITASTVAPAITISAPAKRTFASMAKRVIIQERLRKAQEDANEEEDDEEPEEDLSMEQLEEKAKAGDARAQTRLGQHYLLLAEEKDAELNNGVAVDWLIKAAKQGRKGAARALQRCWIQKKGITPENEADVRRLSTESKFELAVRKAAMMMYWKLNPDRKTKVAVAEMLENVSQVNAVPGGTANRIPAPTSGQTQKVLESMVKNEATQLVDLDDFVEMTKKYAQGISPQSGSQVTAKTESLTPNNRIREHKAELVPPGYKKVYRRSWSFARSGMMLGDTRENGAMKKAMDMKSRLMILQYPLHAIIEMKEHLVDWASRAGVQWLSTVIPTQHVNALIFFFIISNLTVDLFAFVIPLLVFYLSFISMIICTLRILQSSKAWENFSALTSLLTRFEPGLDVEQAETNFGWNNLEPYLYFILSVFFVIFSFPVADKGWIPCSELSTVAILFTAVSYKSLSPTAATYAHRAMAIEVASSLCGLTQFLPENMTVLRCLGRTFATLPLGESVVLKLSLPCLLYVYLFYLFFSMARMRGFRGTYCFLVPYLVCFMWCEFSVVLLQSSSVVGLMRTCVAYFLFLFALPVLAFGLAAMVLIQVLKWFLELELTKVIVTLVVCAIPVTLRLWTRFSTSILDVFSSLTHRGPVKLILLCISMVILFFSIYVYHAEGQKVYNSTLTWRQYSQACGPPAWETKGMAQTQLFCSHLNGHRVTWVGRFKHVRVVETDNGAQSVISMLPVFMGDWLRCLYGEKYPKCEPKNATVANLTAANLAAGSESATISLPLLLRMQEEEEMCQIKALAKHTCHVKRFDSHRFEVTVGMLRDGSMETEDPARDIILMASHEFRQVLLNLNPGDMVEFSTKLEGRLGSKAPAFELKAIHCLDCVSSLLTGGRQVKIERDWRRTTMRALKFAFDFFFSPFLSAKIPA from the exons ATGGAGGATTCGGCATCAATTTCTACTGGTGTCAACACCCCAGGGTCATGCCCTGCCATGGATGGAccttctcctccctcccccaTACAGACTCCTCCTTCAGTGATCTCCAGTGacctctctgctgctccctcTCACCCTGCCAAACCTCCATCCTCAACAGAGACCGCTGCACAACCTAGAAAATTATCTTATTCCTCTCAAACATCCGGTCAAGTCACGTCTAAACCGATGGATTCTGTGAAGGGGTCAAAGCCCTTAACTCCTGCTGTGCCCTCTAAACCCGCATCTAAACCTATTCCCACTAAACCGTCCTCGCCTCCTCCCAGCAAAACACCACTTGTTATGTCTTCTAACCTCTCTACCCCTGAAACCCCTAAAATGTCATCCTTTTCTAAGCTCACATCTGCCTCCTTTACATCACCGAGCTTGACCTGTAACACTCCAACAGATTCCCCTACTCCTCCTCCCTCTATTACTGCTTCCACTGTAGCTCCTGCAATTACTATATCCGCCCCCGCGAAACGTACCTTTGCATCCATGGCCAAAAGGGTTATTATACAGGAGAGACTCAGGAAAGCACAGGAGGACGCCAATGAAGAAGAGGATG ATGAAGAACCAGAAGAAGATTTGTCCATGGAGCAGCTGGAGGAGAAGGCCAAAGCTGGTGATGCCAGAGCTCAGACCCGG CTGGGTCAGCATTACTTGCTTCTTGCTGAAGAGAAGGACGCAGAGCTAAATAATGGTGTTGCTGTTGACTGGCTGATTAAAGCAGCTAAACAGGGAAGAAAAGGTGCAGCGAGAGCATTGCAGCGCTGTTGGATCCAGAAAAAAG GAATCACCCCAGAGAATGAGGCCGATGTGCGCAGGTTGTCAACAGAAAGTAAATTTGAGCTGGCAGTGCGTAAAGCAGCCATGATGATGTACTGGAAACTCAACCCAGACAGGAAGACGAAGGTGGCTGTGGCTGAGATGCTAGAAAATGTCAGCCAGGTCAATGCAGTGCCAG GTGGCACTGCAAACAGGATTCCTGCCCCAACCTCAGGCCAGACCCAGAAAGTACTGGAGAGCATGGTTAAGAATGAGG CCACACAGTTGGTGGACTTGGATGACTTTGTTGAGATGACTAAAAAGTATGCACAAGGTATTTCGCCCCAGAGTGGCAGCCAGGTCACAGCCAAGACTGAAAGCCTTACACCTAACAACCGCATTCGGGAG CACAAGGCTGAGCTGGTACCACCAGGATACAAGAAGGTCTATAGACGTTCATGGAGTTTTGCCAGAAGTGGGATGATGCTGGGAGACACAAGGGAGAATGGGGCCATGAAAAAAGCCATGGACATGAAATCACGCTTAATG ATACTGCAGTACCCGCTGCATGCCATTATTGAGATGAAGGAGCACCTGGTCGACTGGGCGTCGCGGGCTGGAGTCCAGTGGCTGAGCACAGTCATCCCCACGCAACACGTTAATGcacttattttcttcttcattATCAGCAACCTGACTGTTGACTTGTTTGCTTTTGTCATCCCCTTGCTCGTCTTCTACCTCTCTTTCATCTCCATGATCATCTGCACACTGCGTATTTTACAGAGCAGCAAG GCTTGGGAGAACTTCAGCGCCCTGACATCTCTGCTGACACGCTTCGAGCCAGGCCTGGATGTGGAGCAGGCAGAGACCAACTTTGGCTGGAACAACCTAGAACCATACCTCTATTTTattctttctgttttctttgttattttcTCCTTCCCTGTAGCTGACAAGGGTTGGATCCCCTGTTCTGAGCTCTCCACTGTGGCCATCCTCTTCACTGCTGTCAGCTACAAGAGCCTCAGCCCCACTGCTGCCACATACGCACACCGAGCAATGGCCATAGAG GTTGCATCGTCTCTGTGTGGCCTGACCCAGTTTCTGCCAGAGAACATGACAGTACTGCGTTGCCTGGGGCGCACCTTCGCCACACTGCCACTGGGGGAGTCAGTGGTGCTGAAGCTTAGTCTCCCCTGCCTGCTCTATGTCTATCTGTTCTATCTGTTCTTCAG CATGGCCAGGATGCGTGGTTTTAGAGGGACTTACTGCTTCCTGGTTCCATACCTTGTGTGCTTCATGTGGTGTGAGTTCTCTGTGGTGCTCCTTCAGAGTTCCTCTGTTGTGGGTCTAATGCGCACCTGTGTAGCCTACTTCCTCTTCCTATTTGCCCTGCCTGTCCTGGCTTTTGGCCTCGCCGCCATGGTCTTGATACAGGTCTTAAAGTGGTTCCTTGAGCTGGAATTGACAAAGGTGATTGTGACTCTGGTAGTTTGCGCGATCCCTGTCACCCTGCGGCTGTGGACGCGCTTCAGCACGTCTATTCTGGATGTCTTCAGCTCACTTACTCACCGTGGCCCGGTCAAACTCATCTTACTCTGTATCTCCATGGTGATCCTATTCTTCTCTATCTATGTGTACCATGCAGAGGGACAGAAGGTGTACAATTCCACCTTGACTTGGAGACAGTACAGCCAGGCATGCGGGCCCCCTGCTTGGGAAACCAAAGGCATGGCCCAGACACAGCTCTTTTGTAGTCATCTTAATGGACACAGAGTCACATGGGTTGGACGTTTCAAACACGTCCGCGTGGTCGAGACAGACAACGGGGCACAGTCGGTTATCAGCATGTTGCCAGTGTTCATGGGAGACTGGCTGCGCTGCCTGTATGGAGAGAAGTATCCCAAATGTGAGCCAAAGAATGCTACAGTTGCAAACCTGACAGCTGCCAATTTGGCAGCCGGTTCTGAGTCAGCTACCATTTCACTACCCTTATTGCTCCGAAtgcaagaagaggaggagatgtgtCAGATAAAGGCTCTGGCAAAACATACCTGCCATGTCAAGCGCTTTGACAGTCACCGCTTTGAGGTGACAGTGGGGATGCTCCGGGATGGTAGTATGGAGACAGAGGACCCAGCCAGGGATATAATCCTAATGGCCAGCCATGAGTTCAGGCAAGTTTTGCTAAACCTAAATCCTGGAGATATGGTGGAGTTTAGCACCAAGCTGGAGGGCCGTCTAGGATCCAAAGCTCCAGCCTTTGAGTTAAAGGCGATCCACTGTCTGGATTGTGTTTCGTCCCTGCTGACCGGGGGCAGACAGGTGAAGATAGAGAGAGACTGGAGACGCACCACAATGAGAGCCCTGAAGTTTGCGTTTGattttttcttctctcccttTCTATCGGCAAAAATCCCTGCCTGA
- the wfs1a gene encoding wolframin isoform X1 has product MEDSASISTGVNTPGSCPAMDGPSPPSPIQTPPSVISSDLSAAPSHPAKPPSSTETAAQPRKLSYSSQTSGQVTSKPMDSVKGSKPLTPAVPSKPASKPIPTKPSSPPPSKTPLVMSSNLSTPETPKMSSFSKLTSASFTSPSLTCNTPTDSPTPPPSITASTVAPAITISAPAKRTFASMAKRVIIQERLRKAQEDANEEEDDEEPEEDLSMEQLEEKAKAGDARAQTRLGQHYLLLAEEKDAELNNGVAVDWLIKAAKQGRKGAARALQRCWIQKKGITPENEADVRRLSTESKFELAVRKAAMMMYWKLNPDRKTKVAVAEMLENVSQVNAVPVGGTANRIPAPTSGQTQKVLESMVKNEATQLVDLDDFVEMTKKYAQGISPQSGSQVTAKTESLTPNNRIREHKAELVPPGYKKVYRRSWSFARSGMMLGDTRENGAMKKAMDMKSRLMILQYPLHAIIEMKEHLVDWASRAGVQWLSTVIPTQHVNALIFFFIISNLTVDLFAFVIPLLVFYLSFISMIICTLRILQSSKAWENFSALTSLLTRFEPGLDVEQAETNFGWNNLEPYLYFILSVFFVIFSFPVADKGWIPCSELSTVAILFTAVSYKSLSPTAATYAHRAMAIEVASSLCGLTQFLPENMTVLRCLGRTFATLPLGESVVLKLSLPCLLYVYLFYLFFSMARMRGFRGTYCFLVPYLVCFMWCEFSVVLLQSSSVVGLMRTCVAYFLFLFALPVLAFGLAAMVLIQVLKWFLELELTKVIVTLVVCAIPVTLRLWTRFSTSILDVFSSLTHRGPVKLILLCISMVILFFSIYVYHAEGQKVYNSTLTWRQYSQACGPPAWETKGMAQTQLFCSHLNGHRVTWVGRFKHVRVVETDNGAQSVISMLPVFMGDWLRCLYGEKYPKCEPKNATVANLTAANLAAGSESATISLPLLLRMQEEEEMCQIKALAKHTCHVKRFDSHRFEVTVGMLRDGSMETEDPARDIILMASHEFRQVLLNLNPGDMVEFSTKLEGRLGSKAPAFELKAIHCLDCVSSLLTGGRQVKIERDWRRTTMRALKFAFDFFFSPFLSAKIPA; this is encoded by the exons ATGGAGGATTCGGCATCAATTTCTACTGGTGTCAACACCCCAGGGTCATGCCCTGCCATGGATGGAccttctcctccctcccccaTACAGACTCCTCCTTCAGTGATCTCCAGTGacctctctgctgctccctcTCACCCTGCCAAACCTCCATCCTCAACAGAGACCGCTGCACAACCTAGAAAATTATCTTATTCCTCTCAAACATCCGGTCAAGTCACGTCTAAACCGATGGATTCTGTGAAGGGGTCAAAGCCCTTAACTCCTGCTGTGCCCTCTAAACCCGCATCTAAACCTATTCCCACTAAACCGTCCTCGCCTCCTCCCAGCAAAACACCACTTGTTATGTCTTCTAACCTCTCTACCCCTGAAACCCCTAAAATGTCATCCTTTTCTAAGCTCACATCTGCCTCCTTTACATCACCGAGCTTGACCTGTAACACTCCAACAGATTCCCCTACTCCTCCTCCCTCTATTACTGCTTCCACTGTAGCTCCTGCAATTACTATATCCGCCCCCGCGAAACGTACCTTTGCATCCATGGCCAAAAGGGTTATTATACAGGAGAGACTCAGGAAAGCACAGGAGGACGCCAATGAAGAAGAGGATG ATGAAGAACCAGAAGAAGATTTGTCCATGGAGCAGCTGGAGGAGAAGGCCAAAGCTGGTGATGCCAGAGCTCAGACCCGG CTGGGTCAGCATTACTTGCTTCTTGCTGAAGAGAAGGACGCAGAGCTAAATAATGGTGTTGCTGTTGACTGGCTGATTAAAGCAGCTAAACAGGGAAGAAAAGGTGCAGCGAGAGCATTGCAGCGCTGTTGGATCCAGAAAAAAG GAATCACCCCAGAGAATGAGGCCGATGTGCGCAGGTTGTCAACAGAAAGTAAATTTGAGCTGGCAGTGCGTAAAGCAGCCATGATGATGTACTGGAAACTCAACCCAGACAGGAAGACGAAGGTGGCTGTGGCTGAGATGCTAGAAAATGTCAGCCAGGTCAATGCAGTGCCAG TAGGTGGCACTGCAAACAGGATTCCTGCCCCAACCTCAGGCCAGACCCAGAAAGTACTGGAGAGCATGGTTAAGAATGAGG CCACACAGTTGGTGGACTTGGATGACTTTGTTGAGATGACTAAAAAGTATGCACAAGGTATTTCGCCCCAGAGTGGCAGCCAGGTCACAGCCAAGACTGAAAGCCTTACACCTAACAACCGCATTCGGGAG CACAAGGCTGAGCTGGTACCACCAGGATACAAGAAGGTCTATAGACGTTCATGGAGTTTTGCCAGAAGTGGGATGATGCTGGGAGACACAAGGGAGAATGGGGCCATGAAAAAAGCCATGGACATGAAATCACGCTTAATG ATACTGCAGTACCCGCTGCATGCCATTATTGAGATGAAGGAGCACCTGGTCGACTGGGCGTCGCGGGCTGGAGTCCAGTGGCTGAGCACAGTCATCCCCACGCAACACGTTAATGcacttattttcttcttcattATCAGCAACCTGACTGTTGACTTGTTTGCTTTTGTCATCCCCTTGCTCGTCTTCTACCTCTCTTTCATCTCCATGATCATCTGCACACTGCGTATTTTACAGAGCAGCAAG GCTTGGGAGAACTTCAGCGCCCTGACATCTCTGCTGACACGCTTCGAGCCAGGCCTGGATGTGGAGCAGGCAGAGACCAACTTTGGCTGGAACAACCTAGAACCATACCTCTATTTTattctttctgttttctttgttattttcTCCTTCCCTGTAGCTGACAAGGGTTGGATCCCCTGTTCTGAGCTCTCCACTGTGGCCATCCTCTTCACTGCTGTCAGCTACAAGAGCCTCAGCCCCACTGCTGCCACATACGCACACCGAGCAATGGCCATAGAG GTTGCATCGTCTCTGTGTGGCCTGACCCAGTTTCTGCCAGAGAACATGACAGTACTGCGTTGCCTGGGGCGCACCTTCGCCACACTGCCACTGGGGGAGTCAGTGGTGCTGAAGCTTAGTCTCCCCTGCCTGCTCTATGTCTATCTGTTCTATCTGTTCTTCAG CATGGCCAGGATGCGTGGTTTTAGAGGGACTTACTGCTTCCTGGTTCCATACCTTGTGTGCTTCATGTGGTGTGAGTTCTCTGTGGTGCTCCTTCAGAGTTCCTCTGTTGTGGGTCTAATGCGCACCTGTGTAGCCTACTTCCTCTTCCTATTTGCCCTGCCTGTCCTGGCTTTTGGCCTCGCCGCCATGGTCTTGATACAGGTCTTAAAGTGGTTCCTTGAGCTGGAATTGACAAAGGTGATTGTGACTCTGGTAGTTTGCGCGATCCCTGTCACCCTGCGGCTGTGGACGCGCTTCAGCACGTCTATTCTGGATGTCTTCAGCTCACTTACTCACCGTGGCCCGGTCAAACTCATCTTACTCTGTATCTCCATGGTGATCCTATTCTTCTCTATCTATGTGTACCATGCAGAGGGACAGAAGGTGTACAATTCCACCTTGACTTGGAGACAGTACAGCCAGGCATGCGGGCCCCCTGCTTGGGAAACCAAAGGCATGGCCCAGACACAGCTCTTTTGTAGTCATCTTAATGGACACAGAGTCACATGGGTTGGACGTTTCAAACACGTCCGCGTGGTCGAGACAGACAACGGGGCACAGTCGGTTATCAGCATGTTGCCAGTGTTCATGGGAGACTGGCTGCGCTGCCTGTATGGAGAGAAGTATCCCAAATGTGAGCCAAAGAATGCTACAGTTGCAAACCTGACAGCTGCCAATTTGGCAGCCGGTTCTGAGTCAGCTACCATTTCACTACCCTTATTGCTCCGAAtgcaagaagaggaggagatgtgtCAGATAAAGGCTCTGGCAAAACATACCTGCCATGTCAAGCGCTTTGACAGTCACCGCTTTGAGGTGACAGTGGGGATGCTCCGGGATGGTAGTATGGAGACAGAGGACCCAGCCAGGGATATAATCCTAATGGCCAGCCATGAGTTCAGGCAAGTTTTGCTAAACCTAAATCCTGGAGATATGGTGGAGTTTAGCACCAAGCTGGAGGGCCGTCTAGGATCCAAAGCTCCAGCCTTTGAGTTAAAGGCGATCCACTGTCTGGATTGTGTTTCGTCCCTGCTGACCGGGGGCAGACAGGTGAAGATAGAGAGAGACTGGAGACGCACCACAATGAGAGCCCTGAAGTTTGCGTTTGattttttcttctctcccttTCTATCGGCAAAAATCCCTGCCTGA